In the genome of Candidatus Binatus sp., the window GTGTTGAAGAAATAATCCTTGGCGGCGAGCACGCGCAGATCGTCGCCGATCCGTCCGAGCGCGTAGCCGACCAGGCCGAAGTCGAGATGGCTCGCGTGATTGGCGACTACAATGAAATTGCTATTGGCGGGGATGTTACCGCGGCCGAGAATCTTTGGCTTGAGCCATCCTTCGAACAGCGCTCGTTGTGCGGAGCGCAAGGCGGAGCGGCCGAACGTGCGAACCGGCGCCGGCAACTGGATCGTGTACGGTTCGGCGAATCGCGCGTAGGAGGGCAAGCGGGGACGTGTGTTGGCGCCCGGCTCCGACGCGAGGCGCTGCAAGTCGGCGACCGTGCGAAGGTCGGCGATTTCTTCGGGGCTGATATCGCGGCCGGCGTGCTCGCCGATAATTTCGCCGATCTCCGCCATCGCCAGCGAATCGAGGCCGAGGTCCTCGATCAGGCGTGTGTTAAGAGTAATGCTAATCGGCTCGGTGGTGACGCTCGCCAGCGCGTCGGCGAGCCATCGCTCGACTTCGGAATCGGAGACCTTTGCTTCTTCGAGGCGCGAGTCGAGCATCCGGCGCAGAATCGACACCACTTCGGGGCGTTTGATTTTGCGCGTGCGAGTGCGCGGCAATTCCGCGTCGATGAAGCGCACGATCCGGATGCGCTTGTGGGGGCTGAGTTCCTTGCCGACTTTTTCGAAGTCGCCGAGCAATCGATCCTCGACGGCGCGGCGGCTCTCGCCGCGAGAGTAGGCGGGCACGACCAGCGCGGCGACCTGCTCGCCGCGGGCGACCGTGAGCCCGACGACGGCCATCTCCTTCACATAGTGCGAACGGCCGTACGCCTCTTCGACTTCTTCGATATAGACGTTGTTGCCGCCGGAATCGACGATAACTTCCTTGGCGCGCCCGACGATGTAGAGGCGGCCATCTTCGTCGAAGCGGCCAAGATCGCCCGTATGCAGCCATCCATCTTTCAGAACTTCGGCGGTGGCGGCGTCGTTGCGATAGTAACCGGCCATCAGGTTAGAGCCGCGCGCGACGATTTCGCCGATCGCTTCGCCTTCGGGCTCGAGCCTGATCTCGACGCCGTTCAGCGGCTTGCCGACGGAGCCAACTTTGAGCGGCTCGTCGGGCCGGCCGACCGAGAGCACCGGCGCCGCTTCGGTCATGCCATAGCCTTCGAGCAGCGGGATTCCGATGTCGTTGAAAAAATCGGCGACGCGGCGGGGCAGGGCGGAGCCGCCGCTGACGGCGAGCTTCAAGCGGCCGCCGAGCGCCGCGTGCACCTGGCGAAAAACGATCGAGCCGAAGTTGAGGCCGTAGTCGGAATCGAAGCGGCGATTAAGATCGCGCAATCGATCGAAGGCGGCGTGAAAGAATGGCCCGCGCGCTTCGACGTCGTCCACGATGCGCCGATGAATCGCCTCCCACACGGCCGGCACGCCGACCAGCGCGGTGGGACGAATGTCGGCGAGAGTGCGCGACAGCGTCTTGGCGTCGACCTCGAGCGGATACGCGACGGTGGCGCCGCTGGCGAGCGGCAGCAGCAGCCCGCAGGTGAATTCAAACGTATGGTGCAGCGGCAGCAGCGACAGGACGACGTCGTCGGCGCCGAGGACGAACACGCGCGAGAGCATCGCGATCTCCGCGCCGAAATTTCCGTGCGTCAGCATCACGCCTTTGGGCGCGCCGGTGCTGCCGGAAGTAAACACGATCGACGCGAGCGCTTTTCGTTCAGGAGGCGCGGGACGCGCCTGCGTATCACCGCGCAGAATGAATGGGCGGCCCAGTTCGGCGAGATCGAGCTCGGTAATTTTCGGGACGGTATCTTTGATCGCGCTGCCCAGTCTGCGATGCACCGCGGCGGAGCGCAGGGCGGCAGACGGTTCAGCGATTTTGCAGATCGGCGCGAGTTCCTCGGCCGACATCAGATGATCGAGCGGAACGGCGATCGCGCCGGCGCATAGAATCGCAAAGTATCCGAGCACCCAGTCAGGCGAGTTCTCCGCAATCAACAGGACGCGATCGCCCGGCTTGATGCCGCGCGTCGCGAGCAGCATCGCAGCGCGCCGCGCCTTGTCGCGCAGTTCGCGATACGTGATTTGCGACTGCTCGCCCGACGGCCGCCGCGCGATCATCGCGACTTGCGCGCCGTATCGATCCGCCGCGCGATCGAGCAGGTCCACCAGGTTGCGATAACGTGGCAGCGACTTGTATCGCCCACGCGTGTGGATTTCGAGCTGTGGATAAATGTGACGGCGCAACCCGGGCATATGAATGTTGAGCCAGTAGTCGTGCCAATCGATCAGGTCGGGGCGATATGGATGATGCTCGACGTCGGCGGGGCGCATCGAGGCGTACAGATCGCGGGTATTTTTTCCGTGAAAAGTATAGACCAGTTTCTGGATATAGGGCTGATAGATATCGACCATGTCGCGGGCGAGATCCATCGTGTCCTTCATTTTGACGATCGCGCCGTGGAGTTTCTTGACCGGCTGATTTTCCTCGCCGAGAACGCTGCGCGCGAATTCTGCGCCCTGCGTGAGGATTCGCGGCATCGTGTCGCTCGCGAGATCGTAGGAGCGCTGCGAGACGACGACGGCCTCGAGATGCGGGGCCAGCCAGCCCATCACGCCGCCATCCTTGCGGAGCTGTTTGCGGCTCGCGAGGCCGGTCAATTCGACCAGTTGGCGCATCGAGAGCGGATTTCGATCCGAAGTGCAGAGCTGATAGATCGGCTTCTGCCTGCCCGCGATCAGTACGGCGAGAATCGGAATCATCGCGTGCGCGACGTAATCGACAGGAATCACGTCGAGCACCAGGTCGGCCGTCGCGGGATAGAAGCGGTAGCCGCGACCTGCCAGGTAGGTGAGCGGCGCGCTGGTATTGACGCCTTCGTTCCAGCCGGGAAATGGATCACGCATCGCGCTTTCGATCACGGCCGGCCGCACCACGGTGACTTTCATGGCGTCGCGCTCGGCGATCACCGACTGCTCGCCGAGACTCTTGGTGAAGCTGTAAGTGTTGGGCCATCCCCATTTTTGCGCGCGTTGTTTACCGATGTGCTTGAGGCGCAGGTCGACCCACGCCTTGCGCCGATTCTCGAGCGCGGCTTCGCGCGTGGTATCTATTTCGTCATCCTCGCCGAGAAATTCCGCGTGACGAAGCTGATCGCGCGATTCCGCTTCGACACGTTCGATCGCGGCGAGCGATTCGCGGATTTCGCGATCGAGCCGAAATGCCTTACGGCCGTTAGGGCACCAATTCTCGGGCAGGTCGTCCTCGTAGCGATGACCGTCCGCGGCGCCGGCCACGTAGCAGGTGGAGATGAGCATCATCGCCGCAGTGGTTTGGCGGCAGAATTCGATCACGTTGGCGACGCCGATCGTGTTGACCTCGAGCGCCTTCTCGAGCGACGCCTCGAAGTTGACGAGTCCCGCGCTGTGGACGACCGCGTCGAGCGAGCCCGGCTTGAATGGCTTCACGCCGTCGGCGAGCAGGCCGGGATTGGTGATGTCGCCGGCGACGACGGCCAGTCTTTCCTCGACGTAGCGATCGAATTTCGCGCCGAGAAATTCGCGCAGCGGACCCATCACCGGCGAATCGAGGATTTCATGGCGAAAGCGATTCAGGCTGCTGCGCGCGTCGCCGCGAATCAGCAGGTAAATTTTCTCGACCTCGGGATGCCATCGAAGCAGGAGCGCGATGAACACCTTGCCGAGAAAGCCGGTCGCGCCGGTCACCAGGATGCGACGGCCCTTGAGCATCTGCTCGAGCGGCGGCATCGACGCTCCGTTGCGTTTGCCGTTGCTACTCGACATCCGCGATCACCAGCGGCGGCAAATGCAGATACGTGATTGAGGCCGAGCGCCCGAGTTCCGAGGTCGCCATCGCGATTGCTTCGTCGAGCGTGTCGGCCGCGTCCCATCCCATCCGCGCCGCAATTGCCGGCTCCTCGCATCCCGCGGCGATCACGCGGCCAACGTGCTGCCGCGCCGGCTCGCCCCAATACCACATGTAGAACGGATGCACGCCGTGGTACGCATTGCCGTAGCGGTACATATGGATGTAGGTCGGGTTGTGCGCGAACTCCCGCTCGAATTGCGCTTCGAGTTCGGTGGCCTCGGTCGTCTCGGCGAGGCATCGATGAAAAAATTCGATGTAACTCGGATGATGCTCGGGATGAAATTCGTCGCGCAGCGGATGACAGATGATCATCGTGCCGCCTTCGCGCACCAGCGGCTTGTTCCGATACATGTTGAACAGGTAGCCGAGGCCGGTGCACTGCACGAGCACCGGGTTCATGATCGAATTGACGTTGTAAGGACAGATGTACGGCACGCCGACAATCAGGATGTCGGCCTGTCCTTTCACCGGCACGGCGTATTGCTGAAAAACTTTCGCGAGCGTCTTCTGATGCACCGCCCCGGTGTCGCCGGCCCACACGCCGATCATGCCGAACGGCGCGGCGTAGTTGTGCAGCGCGCGGCGGCGCAGATCGTTGGACATATTGCGCATCGTCCACTGAAATCCCTTGAGCCGCGTGTGATCCCAATCGTTGAAGGTGTCTTCGTTCTTCTGCAGGAAATCGAGCATCCCGCCGTACATCTGAGTGTTGACCGCGGTCTCGATCTGAAAGATGTTGAGCGACTTGTGAATCAGCTTGCCCATCCGATCGGACGATCGATGCAGCGCCGAGCGGGTCGGATCCATGTACGAATGCGAATCGCGCAGCGTCGCAGCGTTGTGGTGATGGCGCAGGCTCTGATACGGCGCGAGCCCGACGGCGACCGACTTGTGGCCGCCGTCCATCGGCACCAAGTTTACGTTGAGATAAATCACCAGATCGGATTCGGCGGCGCGCCGCGAGAGCCACACTTCCTCGTGATGCTCCGTCTCGCCCAGCATCGCGAGTTCGGCGCGATTTTCGGCGTCGAAATTGTAAAGCCGATCGGGCCAGTACTGCTTGAAGGCGCGCTCGCCCACCATGCGGCGGATTTCCGCCTCGGTCATGCGGCGATGCAGCGATGTCGCGATGATGAGGTGCACGTCATCGACGCCGTAATCGGCCAGCGTTTGCAGCACCTGGTTGAGCAGGCGCTCGCGGATGTCGGGACGGCGCATCTGCGGCAGCGGCAGGCTGATATCGTCGATCGCGATCGTGACGCGCATGTTCGGGTTGAGTTGCGCGAACAGCGGATCCTGATTTTCGGGATGGAGCAGGGCGTAGCGAATCGCCTGATCGGGATCGGCGAGCGGATCGAGCGGCGGCGGCGGATAGATCACGCGGGTGCCGACCGGCAATTTCTCGAACAGGAACTCCTCGCCATACGGAATCAGGCGCTTTTCGGAGCGTCGATTCAGCGTGACCACTAGGTCGCGGCGCGCGCCGATCTCATGCCGCAGTTCTGCGGGTTTGAGTTCCTTGAGCTTGCTTTCAGGTTGCGCCATCCGATTCCCTGGCCGGTTTGTCGAGTTCGTAACGATCGTAAAAGTCTCCATCGTTTTTCGACGACTGTTTCTTGAAGTGGATCACCGGCCATTGGCGGTTCATCGCGACCGCCTTGAGCTTGCGATCAGGATTAACCGCGACCGGATGCCCCAGCGCCGCGAGAAACGCCATGTCGTGATGGGAATCCGCGTAGCCCCAGCAATCCGCCAAATCGATCCCGCGTTGCGCTGCCCATTTTCCGCACCAGACCGCCTTCTCTTCGCCCGCCATGATCGGTTCCGAGAGTCGGCCGGTCGCGAGTCCGCGGCTGAAAACAAATTGATTCGCGGCGAACTGATCGATACCAAGATGCGCGGCGAGCGGCGCGACGATGAAATCGGGCGACCCGGTGACGAGCACCGGATCGATTCCGGCAGCGCGATTCGCTTCGATCATCTCGAGCGCGCGCGGATAAAGATGCGCGATCAGCACGCGCTCGCAATATTCCTCGCCGAGTGAAAACAGGCGATCGCGCGAGACACCCTTGAACGCCTCGAACAGCACGATATTGAGCAAGCGGCGATCGCGCCGCTCCGCGAGGTACATCCGCGGCAGGCGCGACGCGAAGGCGAACATGTAGGAGACGCGCCGGCCCCATTCGCCGATATTGGTGAAAGTGAACAGCGCCGCATGCACCAGGTTGAGATCCATCAAGGTGCCGTCGAGGTCATAGAAGGCGGCACGGCGACGCGGCGCGATTCCGCGGGCATTGCGCGGGCGGCTCAAGCGCTGATTGCGTTGATAAACTGACATGTCAGTCTAGTTGCGATCCAAAAAAGAAGGTTGCGGCGAAAGTGCCGAATCGCTAGCGCGAACCGCATCGAGCAACTCAGGCCGGGCGACCCCGCGCAGACCGAAATCGAGAATCTCTTCCACCAGCGCCGAGATATTCTTTTGGCGGCCGCGCGACAGCACCGCGATCGCCTCCTTGATACCGCCGAGGATGCAGTAGGCGACGACCTGGGTATCGGATTGGCGCACCAGGTTCATCTCGATCCCGAGATCGAGCGAGCGTTTAATCATCGCCGCGATGCGATCGTAAAAGTCCTGGATTTTTCCGTCGAGCTCGCGATCGAAACCAGTCGAATGATTCAGCAGGATATCCGCTAGTTCGCGTTCGGCGAGCACGTAACTCAAAACCCGGTTCAGATTCGCGCGCAATTGCTGCACCGGATCGGGCTCAGTCGGCCCGACGCGCAGGCGCTCGATTCGTCGTGTGAGCTCGGTTACCACTTGCTCGAGCAATTCCTCGAAGAGATCCTTCTTGTTCTGGAAGTAGAGATAGAACGTGCCGCGGGCGATACGCGCGCGAGCGATAATATCCGCGACGTTGGTCCGGTGATAGCCCTTGCGGGCAAAAATTCGTTTGGCGTGGCGCAACACCTGCGCGCGCCGAGCATGCCGTTCCATCCGGATGTCGTCCTCGGTAGCCCAACGGTAATAGCGGAGCGCGGCGAGTGTCAAATCTGCGGCCGCATATTTGTGCTAGTTAAATTGGAATTAGCGGCGAATTATGACAAAAACTTGTGGATAGTCGCGCATCATCCGGAGGTTTATCGATGGCTGATTCGGCATTTTGGGAAAAAGTTCATCAGACCGCGGCCAAGGCAACGTGGGCATACCTCGCAACCGCCGACGGCGATCAGCCGAAAGTCCGCGTCGTGCATCCGGCCTTCGAGGGCGAGCGCGCGTGGGTCGCGACCGGCCGCAATTCGCCGAAAGCCCGGCATATCGGCAAGAACGCGAAGGTCGAGTTGTTCTATCAAATCATGCCGCCCGAGATGATTCACCTGACGGTGACCGGCAAGGCGCAGTTCGTCGAAGATTTGAACGAGAAGAAGCGCATCTGGGACGGCAAGATCTTCGACTACGATCTCGCGCAGTTCTGGCCCGACGGCGCGGCTTCGAAAGACTTCGGCCTGATGCTGATCACGCCGGCGCGAATCGAGCTGACGTCGCTGCCGGATTTGAGCGTCGGCAAAAAGCCGGAAGTGTGGCGCCCCGCGAAGTAGCGCACACAGCGGAGCAGGAGAAGATCAAATCTCCGAAACCCCTCACGGGTGGAGTTTACCCTGAGCCTCGAAGGGGCCGCTTCCTGGGGTGACGCGAAGCCAACTTCGGGCCGCAGGGCCGAATCGCACTAGCAGGTTGCGGAAAAAGTGTTTTTAACCCCTGACAACATTGATCCAAGACGCACTCTCGCAATCGTAGTAATGCTTACTCTTCGCCGAAATCGTCTTTCGCCGGGTTTTTCCGCAACCTGCTAGGATTAAAGATGCGCGCTTCGCGCTGTTAGTAAAGGGGGAAAATTAGAAATGTGCGGCAGCTATCGCCGCGGTCGCTCCGTGTCATCCCGAGCGAGCCTTGCGACGAGGGAACCCGGATCCGGGATTTCGCGCTGCGCTCGAAATGACACGGGGAAAAACGCCTCGCGTTTCCGCACCTTTTTCTAACAGCGCGTAGCGCGCATCCGCTTGCCCCAGGAAGCTCGAAACCCGTGAGGGGTTTCGAAAGATCGGATCCTTCTTTGCTCCTTGAGGCGATGGCGCTGGTGCTAGCCGCGCACTTTTTCGCGGGCGAAGATTGCGCGCTCCTCGGCGGTCATCTTCTCACGGATGCGCGAGCCTTTGCCGATATGGCGATACAATCCGCCTTCGGAAAAATACTCTTCGTACGGCTGGGCGGGGATTGGTTCGTCGGGCGGCGTGTCGGTGATCTTAACGCCGAGCACATCCTCGACGAGGTTCGAATCGTACATCCTGACCGCGTCGTAATCGGTGAGCAGCGCGCATACTTCGACGCAGATATAGCATCCGATACATTCCTGGAAGCGATCCTGCACCGGCTGAACGCCGCGTCCCGGCACCGATCCCGGCTGCATGTACTCGATACATTGGACGGGGCAAAACTCAGGGCATTTGCCGCATGGGAAGCAAAGGTTCACGTCCATGAATGCGACTTCGCGCGGACGCTTGCGCTTGCGGCTGATTTCGTCGGGAGTCTCGGGGACGCGATCTTCCTTGAGACGGCGCTTGATGATGTCGATGGCGCTCATGGATCGATGATCGCATTTTACACGGCTGCTCGCATCTCCCCGCGCGCTTCATCCGACGAATCGCGAGAAGACTAGACCCCTATTTAACCGCAAAAATTCGTCCGTCCGCGTTGCCGACGTAGAGAATTCCATCCGGCGACGCGGCGATCGCGGCGATCTTGCCGAAGCTGCCCGACGACCACACGAAATTGCCGTCGCCGCCGATCATCGCGCCGATATCTGCGCTATCGACGCCGAACACGCCGTCGGTTCCGACTGCTGACATCGGGCTTGAACCGGGCTTTGACGCAGTCTGCGTCCATTTGGTCCGGCCGTCGGACGATACGCCGTAAACTGCGTCTGAGCCGAAGAACACGACGCCCGATGGGCTCACGGCCGGACCCGCTATCACCGGACGGCGCGTGCTGACCTGCCACGTTGTTTTGCCGGTGCGCGAATCGATTGCGTAGATCGCGCCCGACGCTGAGCCCGCATAGATGACGTCGTCTGCGAAGGCGATCGCGCCGGAGAATCCGCCGGCTGGCGCAAACGTCCACGCGACCGCGCCATCAGCGGCCATCGACGTGATCGGGCCATTCAGCACGCCGGTCACGACGCCATCGGGAGTTGCGACTGCACTCGCGACTTTGCCGACATTCACTTTCCAATTGATTGAGCCGTCGATGCTGAATGACAGCATATCGCTGCCTGACGACGCGTAAATCGCCGAATCATTCGACGCGATTGGCCCGTCGCCGGGGCCGACCTCGGTATGCCACTTAGCGCGGCCATCGGTACCGATCGCGGCTAGTTCGAGCGGCGAGGATTTCGCCACAACGGTTCCGTCGGCGAGCACCACGACTCCGCTGCCGGAAGCTGCCCGATGCAGGATTTCCTTGCCGGCCGAATCGAGCCCGTGGAGCTTGCCGTCGCTCGCGATGAAATAGATCGATCCGTTGCGCCCGAGCGCGATTCCGCCGCTGATTGGCGCGCCGGCATTAAAGGTCCACTTGAGGATGCCGGCGTTTTGAATCGAAGCTGTCGCGCCGGCCGAATCGAGGGCGCGCTCACTGCTAGATGCGGGCGCGCAGGCGGGGCAGGTGGCCACATCGACATACACGCCGACGCCGACGAACTGGCTGATGATTCCCGACGAACTCGAGCTGATACAGGCGCATCCGGGGGCGGCCGTGGTGTATGTACCCCCGTTGCCTAGCGTCGGAGGCACCAACGCGCTCTGGTTGCTCGAGCCCCAGAGCGTGTTCGGGTCGAGCGTGATGTCGAGAATGCGAAAAACATTATTGTCCTTGAGATAGGTCCCCTGGGCGTTGAACTGGACCGCGCCTCCGGTCGGAACCGAGGTCGGCACGCTGGTGCTGGTGGCGGCAGGACGCGGCGTCATCGTCGGCGTCGGACCCTTCGGCGTGCTGGTCGGCGAGGGCGTGGGCGAAGTCGGCGGACCGTCGGCGACGTTGATCGATTGAAGCACGAAACCCGGAGGAGGCTTTGGCGGCAGCGTGCTGGTCGAGCTGCCACCGCAACTGAGCATCATCGCTGCTGCAAGGAACAGAAGAACCGGCGAAATCACTAGCCATCGGAGCCACCACGACATCGTGATGACGTTGCCGATGCCGATGCGCGCTGTCAAGGCAGGGAAGCGAAACCGCAGATTTAAGGATCGCGCAGATGAAGGGTGAAGACGGAGCGGAAATCGGTCGAGTGATCTACGCTATTCGGAATCCGTGAATTCAGCGTAATCGGCGGTTCCTTGCGAACCGGGCTTTCACCACGCAGGCTGAGTCTCGAAGCGCCGCCAAAAAAGATGGCGGGCAGATGAAGAGGGGGGGAACCCTTCATTGCCCGCCTGTTCGTAGCTACCGTCCGAGTACGCGTCGGACGGTTTAACCTGGTTGGTGGGAGGAGCATCCAACCAGCGGGTGCCAGAGCCGTTTGCACCCATTTATTTCGACGACGCAATTCGAGAATTATTCAACTCGAACTATTTCGTTGCGCCGCCAATCGATCGGAATAGAATCGAACGCGGAGGATCTCGAAAAACCCATGGAATATCGTCGAATCGGCGCGACTGGACTTAAGGTTTCTGAACTTTGTCTCGGATGCATGACGTTTGGCCGCGAAACTGACGAGGCTGTCGCGGGCAAAATTCTTGATCGATACCTCGATGCGGGCGGCAACTTTCTCGACACCGCGAATGTGTATGCAGCGGGCGCGTCCGAAGAAATTCTCGGCAACATCCTGGGCAAGCGCCGAAATTCCCTGGTACTCGCGACCAAGGTTCGCTTCAACGCCAACGTTTTCATGGGCAAGCCGGTGCCGCCGAATCAAATCGGGCTGTCGCGCGGGCATATCATGTCGGAAGTCGAAAACAGTCTCAGACGCATGAAGACGGATTACATCGATCTGTACCAGGTGCATTCGTGGGACTTCGAGACGCCGATCGACGAGACGATGCGCGCGCTCGACGATTTGGTGCGCCAAGGCAAAGTACGCTACCTCGGAGCGTCGAATTTCACCGCGTGGCAGTTGATGAAGAGCCTGTGGGTCAGCGACAAACACAACTACGCGCGGTTTGATTGCTTGCAGCCGCAGTACAGCCTGATTTCGCGGGATATCGAGCGCGAGATCATGCCGGCGTGCATCGCGGAGGGCGTCGGTGTGATTCCGTGGAGCCCGCTCGGCGGTGGATTTCTGACCGGCAAGTATCGCTCGGGGCAGCGGCCGCCGGAGGATGGCAGGCTAACCAAACAGGATCTTTGGGGACGCCTTGCGAATGAGCGCAACTACCAGACGCTCGAGGCAGTCGAACAGATTGCGAAGGAGCGCGGGCGGCCGATATCGCAAGTCGCGCTCGCGTGGGTGAATCAGCAGCGCGGCGTGAGTTCAGTCATCTATGGCGCCCGCACCGAGGAGCAGAACGAACAGAATCTGGGTGCGATCGGCTTCAAGCTGGAAGCGGCGGAGATCGAGGCGCTGAGCGCCGCGAGCGCTCCGGCGCCCGAGTATCCGACCGCGATGCAATCGCGATTGCCGGGCTATCCGCGGCCATAGGCTTTTTCACCGCCAAGGCACAAAGGCGCCAAGTCAGCAAATTGCTTTTGAAAAAATTCTCTCCGACTTAGTGTCTTTGTGGCTTGGTGGTTATCTCATCCGCTGATGCTGGCGAAAGCCTTCGCAATCCGCATCGGCGCATGCGGCCGCGCGGCAATCCTGCTTCAGCGAGTCCTCGCGCCGACCTTCAAGCGATACTTTATTTATATCAACCCTCGAACGACGGACCCATGAAGCCCTGCGGCGCGAAGATCTGCTGCGCGCCTGCGGGTTGCTGACTCGCAAAGCCGCTCCCGACGGTCATGCCGCCGTCCACGACCATCGCCTGTCCGGTGACGAATTCCGAATCGTCGCTCGCGAGGAAGAGCGCCATCGCCGCGATATCCTCGGGATGACCCGCGCGCGGGTAGGGCTGGCCCTTGGCCAGAAATTCCTCCATCGCCTCCTTCAGGCCGGGTTGATTGCGATGCAGGATCGGCGTGTTGATTCCGCCGGGGCAGATGCAATTGACGCGGATTTTGTCCTTCGCGAATTCGAGCGACGCCGAGCGGGTCAGATTCACCACTCCGGCCTTGGCCGCGCAATAGGCGTGAAGGTTCGCGAAGCCGCGCAGGCCCGCGACCGACGCGGTCGAGATAATCGATCCGCCGCCGACTTTGCGCATCTCGGGCACCGAGTGCTTGATGCCGAGGAATACTCCGCGCAGCAGCACCGCCTGGCTCCGATCCCAGTCCTCGACGGAAATCTTTTCCAGCGGTCCGACCGCGCCGCCGATACCCGCGTTGTTGTACATGATATCGACGCGGCCGAATTCCTTGACCGCGCGCGCGACCAGCGCCTTGATTTCCGCTTCCGCCGACACGTCAGTCTTCTGAAAGACCGCGTTGCCGGCGTTTTCCTTGCACTGGCGGACGGTCGCTTCGCCGCCTTCCTGGTTCAGGTCCGCGACGACGATTGACGCGCCTTCGCCGGCGAACCTGATCGAGGTCGCCCGTCCCATCCCGCTCGCCGCGCCGGTGATGATTGCAACTTTGCCGCTTAGTCTGCCCATTTCAGGATCCTCTCTCGTTGATGCTTGTTGTGCCGATCGTTCAGTTCGATGTTGTTCGACTACTGCTCAGTTGGCGCCCTAAATTTCAAATGAGGGGCCTGAAAAACCGCTATCGGGCAGTCCGCGAGTGCGAAAGCGCGTATTGCCGGTGTTTACGCCGCCATCGACCACCATCGCGGTGCCGGTGATCCACTCGGCTTCGTCCGACGCGAGGAAGAGCGCCATGTTGGCGATATCGTCGGGGCGGCCGGCGCGCGGAATCGGTTGCATCTTCGCCATCCGCGCCTCGGCATGTTCGAAAGCGCCCGGCACGCCGCGATGAATCAGCGGAGTATTGACGCCGCCGGGGCAGATGCAATTTACGCGGATGCGATCATGCCCGACTTCGATCGCGACCGACTCGGTGAGATTTACCACCGCCGCCTTGGCCGCTGCGTACGCAGCGAGATAGCCGACGCCGCGCAGCGCCGCGACTGACGCGGTCGAGATGATCGAGCCGCCGCCGGCTTTGCGCATCTCGGGAATCGAGTACTTCATGCCGAGAAAAACCGCGCGCAGCAGCGTGGCGATCGTTTTGTCCCAGTCCGCCGACTCGACTTTCTCGATCGGACCGACCGCGCCGGCAATGCCCGCGTTGTTGAACATGATGTCGAGCCGCCCGTATTCCTTCACCGCGCGAGCGACTGCGCTCTGGATATCCGCCTCGCTCGTCACGTCAACGCGCTGGAAGACTGCGCGCGCGCCCGCCGCGGCGCATTCCGCGACCGCGGTTTCGCCGCCCTGCGCGTTCAAATCGGCCAGCACGATCGACGCGCCTTCCTTGGCGAATCTAAGCGCCGTCGCGCGACCCATCCCGCTGGCCGCACCGGTGATCACCGCTACTTTTCCATCGATTTTGCCCATGACTCTTTTTCAGACCTCCTGCGTGCCCGCGAGGCGGGACGTTCCGGCTCGATTGCAGACTGTTTCAATAGCAATGATTCGGCAGTTTTGGGTAATGC includes:
- a CDS encoding AMP-binding protein, whose product is MSSSNGKRNGASMPPLEQMLKGRRILVTGATGFLGKVFIALLLRWHPEVEKIYLLIRGDARSSLNRFRHEILDSPVMGPLREFLGAKFDRYVEERLAVVAGDITNPGLLADGVKPFKPGSLDAVVHSAGLVNFEASLEKALEVNTIGVANVIEFCRQTTAAMMLISTCYVAGAADGHRYEDDLPENWCPNGRKAFRLDREIRESLAAIERVEAESRDQLRHAEFLGEDDEIDTTREAALENRRKAWVDLRLKHIGKQRAQKWGWPNTYSFTKSLGEQSVIAERDAMKVTVVRPAVIESAMRDPFPGWNEGVNTSAPLTYLAGRGYRFYPATADLVLDVIPVDYVAHAMIPILAVLIAGRQKPIYQLCTSDRNPLSMRQLVELTGLASRKQLRKDGGVMGWLAPHLEAVVVSQRSYDLASDTMPRILTQGAEFARSVLGEENQPVKKLHGAIVKMKDTMDLARDMVDIYQPYIQKLVYTFHGKNTRDLYASMRPADVEHHPYRPDLIDWHDYWLNIHMPGLRRHIYPQLEIHTRGRYKSLPRYRNLVDLLDRAADRYGAQVAMIARRPSGEQSQITYRELRDKARRAAMLLATRGIKPGDRVLLIAENSPDWVLGYFAILCAGAIAVPLDHLMSAEELAPICKIAEPSAALRSAAVHRRLGSAIKDTVPKITELDLAELGRPFILRGDTQARPAPPERKALASIVFTSGSTGAPKGVMLTHGNFGAEIAMLSRVFVLGADDVVLSLLPLHHTFEFTCGLLLPLASGATVAYPLEVDAKTLSRTLADIRPTALVGVPAVWEAIHRRIVDDVEARGPFFHAAFDRLRDLNRRFDSDYGLNFGSIVFRQVHAALGGRLKLAVSGGSALPRRVADFFNDIGIPLLEGYGMTEAAPVLSVGRPDEPLKVGSVGKPLNGVEIRLEPEGEAIGEIVARGSNLMAGYYRNDAATAEVLKDGWLHTGDLGRFDEDGRLYIVGRAKEVIVDSGGNNVYIEEVEEAYGRSHYVKEMAVVGLTVARGEQVAALVVPAYSRGESRRAVEDRLLGDFEKVGKELSPHKRIRIVRFIDAELPRTRTRKIKRPEVVSILRRMLDSRLEEAKVSDSEVERWLADALASVTTEPISITLNTRLIEDLGLDSLAMAEIGEIIGEHAGRDISPEEIADLRTVADLQRLASEPGANTRPRLPSYARFAEPYTIQLPAPVRTFGRSALRSAQRALFEGWLKPKILGRGNIPANSNFIVVANHASHLDFGLVGYALGRIGDDLRVLAAKDYFFNTPARRFLASNFTSLMPFDRERAQLESLEDALAELAGGRSVLMFPEGTRSVGGEVQPFKSGAGFLAMRSGCDVLPVLIRGTYEVLGKGSLLPRRHPVEVRIGERIASAAMRELVASTEGAGAYRKLADLMRESVVRLAGSSRLTRGIESPSIAEAPVVSDPAKPERRPAHPAHRSTDGRAKA
- a CDS encoding lactate racemase domain-containing protein, with protein sequence MAQPESKLKELKPAELRHEIGARRDLVVTLNRRSEKRLIPYGEEFLFEKLPVGTRVIYPPPPLDPLADPDQAIRYALLHPENQDPLFAQLNPNMRVTIAIDDISLPLPQMRRPDIRERLLNQVLQTLADYGVDDVHLIIATSLHRRMTEAEIRRMVGERAFKQYWPDRLYNFDAENRAELAMLGETEHHEEVWLSRRAAESDLVIYLNVNLVPMDGGHKSVAVGLAPYQSLRHHHNAATLRDSHSYMDPTRSALHRSSDRMGKLIHKSLNIFQIETAVNTQMYGGMLDFLQKNEDTFNDWDHTRLKGFQWTMRNMSNDLRRRALHNYAAPFGMIGVWAGDTGAVHQKTLAKVFQQYAVPVKGQADILIVGVPYICPYNVNSIMNPVLVQCTGLGYLFNMYRNKPLVREGGTMIICHPLRDEFHPEHHPSYIEFFHRCLAETTEATELEAQFEREFAHNPTYIHMYRYGNAYHGVHPFYMWYWGEPARQHVGRVIAAGCEEPAIAARMGWDAADTLDEAIAMATSELGRSASITYLHLPPLVIADVE
- a CDS encoding HAD family phosphatase, which translates into the protein MSVYQRNQRLSRPRNARGIAPRRRAAFYDLDGTLMDLNLVHAALFTFTNIGEWGRRVSYMFAFASRLPRMYLAERRDRRLLNIVLFEAFKGVSRDRLFSLGEEYCERVLIAHLYPRALEMIEANRAAGIDPVLVTGSPDFIVAPLAAHLGIDQFAANQFVFSRGLATGRLSEPIMAGEEKAVWCGKWAAQRGIDLADCWGYADSHHDMAFLAALGHPVAVNPDRKLKAVAMNRQWPVIHFKKQSSKNDGDFYDRYELDKPARESDGAT